One part of the Sorangiineae bacterium MSr11954 genome encodes these proteins:
- a CDS encoding VCBS repeat-containing protein: protein MIAGSATAVTTADVNGDGKPDLLGTNGSVSVRLGLGGGNFAPAVDYPAGTSPVAIAVADFNGDRKLDIATANLNSKNASVLLNQGNGTFAPKVDYATGNQPHGVAAGDLNRDGKPDLVVSNWESGTVSVLMNKGQGAFAAPVNLYVGAPSSIVVAELTGDSWPDIAYVADPVDPGVQNSIYVIVNQGFGKFDSLRGTFRIDNDSEREAGSLVAADLTGDGKLDLAVAHGGSGTVSVFVNKGRSRFESGVNYLVGKSHYLRALAAVDVTGDGKLDLVATNGYVNVLVNQGSGTFAPNVQYQVGASPESITGADFTGDGKADLAVGQYGTEGVALLVNQGSGTFVAPIPYPIEGSTWSPVAADISGDGKLDLVGIDGPYGYGALRVLTNQGNGTFGPPTFYEVPAGAHVLIAADFSGDGKSDLAFAAAGNVSVLINTGNSTFAGPYDYPVRGVDDMIAADVTEDGKVDIVIGRGTGDGPYDGAVSVLVNRDGGTFQPLRDDAITRNYDQKEIAVADVNGDGKLDFVAATFSSVSVMLNRGDGSFSAKVDYPVTLSAYDMVAADLTGDGKADIATVSSTGKVSVLVNQGDGTFAPKVDYEAGGDDGYSLVAEDVSGDGPRDLIVVGHKQGYARSRLTLLLNQGNGTFAAPAHYAAGYSPESVLAADLTGDGRLDLAVAGGGSISVLPFAGCLP, encoded by the coding sequence ATGATTGCGGGAAGCGCGACCGCCGTGACCACGGCCGATGTGAACGGCGACGGCAAACCCGATCTCCTCGGCACCAATGGCTCCGTGAGCGTGAGGCTCGGCCTCGGCGGCGGCAACTTCGCCCCCGCGGTCGACTACCCGGCGGGCACGAGCCCGGTCGCGATTGCCGTGGCGGATTTCAATGGCGACCGAAAACTCGATATCGCCACCGCGAACCTCAATAGCAAGAACGCGAGCGTGCTGCTCAACCAGGGCAACGGCACCTTCGCGCCGAAGGTCGACTATGCCACGGGCAATCAACCTCACGGCGTCGCGGCGGGGGATTTGAACCGCGACGGCAAGCCCGATCTGGTGGTTTCGAACTGGGAGAGCGGCACCGTGAGCGTCCTGATGAACAAGGGACAAGGCGCCTTCGCCGCGCCGGTGAACCTCTATGTGGGCGCCCCCTCGTCGATCGTCGTGGCGGAGTTGACGGGGGACAGCTGGCCCGACATCGCGTATGTCGCGGACCCCGTGGACCCCGGTGTCCAGAACTCCATCTATGTGATCGTCAATCAGGGGTTTGGCAAGTTCGACTCGCTCCGCGGCACCTTCCGCATCGACAACGACAGCGAGCGCGAAGCCGGCTCGCTCGTGGCCGCCGACCTGACCGGCGATGGCAAGCTCGATCTCGCCGTGGCCCATGGCGGGAGCGGCACCGTGAGCGTATTCGTCAACAAAGGTCGCAGCCGTTTCGAATCGGGTGTGAACTATCTGGTGGGCAAGAGCCACTACCTTCGCGCCCTCGCGGCGGTGGACGTGACCGGCGACGGTAAGCTCGATCTCGTCGCCACCAACGGCTATGTCAACGTGCTGGTCAATCAGGGCAGCGGCACATTCGCCCCCAATGTCCAATACCAGGTGGGAGCCAGCCCCGAGTCGATCACCGGCGCGGACTTCACCGGCGATGGCAAGGCCGATCTCGCCGTCGGACAGTATGGCACCGAGGGCGTGGCGCTGCTCGTCAACCAGGGCAGCGGCACATTCGTGGCGCCGATCCCGTACCCGATCGAGGGGAGCACCTGGTCTCCCGTCGCGGCCGATATCTCCGGCGATGGCAAGCTCGATCTCGTCGGCATCGACGGCCCTTATGGCTACGGCGCCTTGCGGGTGCTGACGAACCAAGGCAACGGTACGTTCGGGCCCCCCACCTTCTACGAGGTGCCGGCCGGCGCCCATGTCCTCATCGCGGCCGACTTTTCGGGCGACGGCAAGTCCGATCTCGCCTTCGCCGCCGCCGGCAATGTGAGCGTGTTGATCAACACGGGCAACAGCACCTTCGCCGGCCCGTACGACTATCCCGTGCGCGGCGTCGACGACATGATCGCGGCCGACGTGACGGAGGACGGCAAGGTCGACATCGTCATCGGGCGAGGAACCGGCGATGGCCCCTACGATGGTGCGGTGAGCGTGCTCGTCAACCGTGACGGCGGCACCTTCCAGCCCCTCCGCGACGACGCCATCACCCGGAACTACGACCAGAAGGAAATCGCGGTCGCCGACGTGAACGGCGACGGCAAGCTCGATTTCGTCGCCGCCACCTTTTCCTCGGTCAGCGTGATGCTCAATCGGGGCGACGGCTCGTTCTCGGCCAAGGTGGACTACCCCGTGACGCTCTCGGCGTACGACATGGTGGCGGCCGATCTCACCGGCGACGGCAAAGCGGATATCGCGACCGTGAGCTCCACGGGGAAGGTGAGCGTGCTCGTCAACCAGGGCGACGGCACCTTTGCTCCCAAGGTCGATTACGAGGCCGGTGGCGACGACGGCTACTCGCTCGTGGCCGAGGATGTGTCGGGCGATGGCCCGAGGGACCTCATCGTCGTGGGGCACAAACAAGGCTACGCCCGCAGTCGCCTGACCCTCTTGCTCAACCAGGGAAATGGCACCTTTGCGGCACCGGCCCACTACGCGGCGGGCTACTCGCCCGAATCGGTCCTCGCGGCCGACCTCACCGGTGACGGCCGGCTCGACCTGGCCGTGGCGGGCGGCGGCAGCATCAGCGTCTTGCCGTTTGCCGGCTGCCTCCCCTGA
- a CDS encoding FecR domain-containing protein: MKSASCPRQFEVEAVRDGRLMGPERASFEAHRRGCPVCSREAQALDDLAGAFRASSPNAGADELRVRRERTRLLAAFDGALVAPEPTWRARPRRLGLAAALVLVAGLLVFWRMRHPSELRQAVPAPAPDTVIHADSTALYSKRTEGGRDEIVLERGALWIHVSHASPERALRVLLPDGELEDTGTIFTVSVADGHTTRVAVEEGSVVLRLRGAPPAVLGAGGIWVAADARATPPPSAPAPVPPSAPAPAPSSAGSTALATSASAAPLAPQVPRGPRVSPAPHVPSAPPSASAPRPDPSDDFRTAMAAFGAGKNREAASRFAAFLEKHPRDPRAEDAAYLRIFALQRTGDASAMKDAARAYLHRYPAGFRRAEVEELLR, translated from the coding sequence ATGAAGTCCGCGTCCTGCCCGCGCCAGTTCGAGGTGGAGGCCGTGCGCGATGGTCGCCTCATGGGGCCGGAGCGGGCGAGCTTCGAGGCGCATCGGAGGGGGTGCCCGGTGTGCTCGCGCGAGGCGCAGGCGCTCGACGACTTGGCCGGCGCGTTCCGCGCGAGCAGCCCGAACGCGGGCGCCGACGAGCTTCGTGTGCGGCGGGAGCGAACGCGCTTGCTCGCCGCGTTCGATGGCGCGCTGGTGGCGCCGGAGCCCACGTGGAGGGCGCGGCCTCGTCGACTCGGGCTGGCCGCTGCGTTGGTGCTGGTCGCCGGTCTCCTCGTCTTCTGGCGCATGCGGCATCCGTCGGAGCTCCGACAGGCCGTGCCCGCGCCCGCGCCGGACACCGTGATCCACGCCGACAGCACCGCGCTCTATTCGAAGCGCACGGAGGGCGGCCGCGATGAAATCGTCCTCGAGCGCGGCGCCCTCTGGATTCATGTCTCGCACGCGTCGCCCGAGCGCGCGCTGCGGGTCCTGCTCCCCGACGGCGAATTGGAGGACACGGGTACCATCTTTACCGTATCGGTCGCGGACGGCCACACGACGCGCGTCGCCGTCGAGGAAGGAAGCGTGGTGCTGCGGCTCCGAGGCGCGCCGCCCGCCGTCCTCGGCGCAGGTGGCATCTGGGTGGCGGCGGACGCTCGAGCCACGCCGCCGCCAAGCGCGCCCGCGCCGGTGCCGCCAAGCGCGCCCGCGCCCGCGCCGTCAAGTGCGGGCTCCACCGCGCTCGCCACCTCCGCGTCGGCCGCCCCGCTGGCCCCCCAGGTGCCACGCGGTCCGCGGGTATCGCCGGCTCCCCATGTGCCGAGCGCGCCGCCCTCCGCATCGGCGCCCCGCCCCGATCCATCGGACGATTTTCGCACCGCGATGGCCGCATTCGGTGCCGGAAAGAATCGGGAAGCCGCCTCGCGATTCGCGGCCTTCCTCGAGAAGCATCCGCGCGATCCGCGCGCCGAAGACGCCGCCTACCTGCGCATCTTCGCGCTCCAGCGGACCGGCGATGCGAGCGCGATGAAGGACGCCGCGCGCGCGTACCTGCATCGCTACCCCGCGGGGTTCCGGCGCGCGGAGGTGGAAGAGCTCCTACGCTGA
- a CDS encoding RNA polymerase sigma factor: MRPRAKSLACDIAPASDPELLARIAKGEMDALGELYDRYHEPVRRFIARATGDAEDVDDLLHATFLAAATSAPRYDGRPSCRPWLIGIAVQFLRRRRQSLGRLFKVLLSLRGARATLVDPRSTLQARGDVERALLRISEAKRITFLLAEVEGLSCPEIAAALDVPIGTVWTRLHAARRELREVLEGS; this comes from the coding sequence ATGCGCCCCCGCGCCAAGTCGCTGGCGTGCGACATCGCGCCGGCCTCCGATCCCGAGCTCCTCGCCCGGATCGCAAAAGGCGAGATGGACGCCCTCGGTGAGCTCTACGATCGGTACCACGAGCCCGTCCGGCGATTCATCGCCCGGGCCACGGGGGACGCGGAGGACGTCGACGATCTGCTGCACGCGACCTTCCTCGCCGCCGCCACGAGCGCCCCACGCTACGACGGTCGCCCCTCGTGCCGCCCGTGGCTCATTGGAATCGCCGTCCAGTTCCTTCGGCGAAGGCGCCAGAGCCTCGGTCGCTTGTTCAAGGTGCTCCTGTCCCTGCGCGGCGCGCGGGCGACCCTGGTGGATCCGCGCTCGACCCTGCAGGCGCGCGGCGATGTCGAGCGGGCGCTCCTTCGGATCAGCGAGGCCAAGCGGATCACCTTTCTCCTGGCCGAGGTCGAAGGTCTGAGCTGCCCCGAGATCGCCGCCGCCCTGGACGTGCCCATCGGCACCGTGTGGACCCGGTTGCACGCGGCCCGTCGCGAGCTGCGCGAGGTGCTCGAAGGGTCATGA
- the cheB gene encoding chemotaxis-specific protein-glutamate methyltransferase CheB, whose protein sequence is MSTAISVLIVEDSAFARKVLRDVLSAAEGIRVVGVAHDGLDALEKISELQPDVVTLDLLMPGLDGVGVLLALAERNDAPRVVVVTTLDEHSELGVAALQAGAVDVVQKPTAIATNRLYGLADELVEKVRVAAAAKGTRCPVATSPLDAAPAITAAATDVLVIGASTGGPRAVGLLLSALPKRFPVPIAIALHMPQGYTEAMAARFDADSAIEVREAHNGVEVRPGQAVIAPGGIHLRLRRVGQSCVTELSPEPVVSLHHPSVDVLFESASAGWGARALGVVLTGMGDDGLAGSRAIHGAGGRILTEAESSCVVYGMPRAVFEANLALVSAPIERMVSTILARL, encoded by the coding sequence ATGAGCACCGCGATCTCCGTTCTCATCGTCGAGGACTCGGCCTTCGCGCGAAAAGTGCTTCGCGACGTCTTGAGCGCCGCCGAGGGGATCCGCGTCGTGGGTGTGGCGCACGACGGCCTCGACGCGCTGGAGAAAATCTCGGAGCTGCAGCCCGACGTCGTGACCTTGGATCTGCTCATGCCGGGGCTGGACGGGGTGGGGGTCCTGCTCGCGCTGGCGGAGCGCAACGACGCGCCGCGCGTGGTGGTGGTGACGACGCTCGACGAGCACAGCGAGCTCGGGGTCGCGGCCTTGCAGGCCGGCGCGGTCGACGTGGTCCAAAAGCCGACGGCCATCGCCACCAATCGCCTCTACGGTCTCGCGGACGAATTGGTCGAGAAGGTGCGCGTCGCGGCCGCCGCGAAGGGGACGCGGTGCCCGGTCGCCACATCCCCGTTGGATGCTGCCCCGGCCATCACGGCGGCGGCGACGGACGTGCTGGTCATCGGTGCATCGACCGGCGGGCCGCGCGCCGTGGGGCTCTTGCTCAGCGCGCTGCCAAAACGCTTCCCCGTTCCAATTGCAATTGCTTTGCATATGCCCCAGGGATACACCGAGGCCATGGCCGCGCGGTTCGACGCCGACTCGGCGATCGAGGTGCGCGAGGCGCACAACGGTGTCGAGGTTCGCCCTGGCCAGGCGGTCATCGCGCCGGGCGGCATCCATTTGCGATTGCGGCGCGTGGGCCAATCCTGCGTCACCGAGCTGTCGCCCGAGCCCGTGGTCAGCCTTCACCACCCGTCGGTGGACGTTCTGTTCGAGAGCGCGTCCGCCGGCTGGGGCGCGCGCGCGCTCGGGGTCGTCCTCACCGGGATGGGGGACGACGGCCTCGCGGGCTCGCGGGCCATTCACGGCGCGGGCGGGCGCATCCTCACCGAGGCGGAGTCGTCGTGCGTGGTCTACGGGATGCCGCGCGCGGTGTTCGAGGCGAATCTCGCCCTCGTTTCGGCGCCCATCGAGCGGATGGTGTCGACGATCCTTGCGCGCCTCTAG
- a CDS encoding TonB-dependent receptor plug domain-containing protein translates to MLRIGAPHLLGVLLAVLLAWTTSALAQGAPPLTPPRARGSTDVSYPPKSGGAQGAPRAEGDASVELELIVERDGTVSHAEVIEGREPFAEHARRAALTWTFFPARRGDTAVRARTRARVAFRQELEETSSPPAASSPPPAGGPATSSAGGPAATGAGPVTSSEHVEQVTVRGIRREIGQTTLSAKDVREMPGAFGDPFRAIEALPGVTPVISGAPYFFIRGAPPNNNGYFLDGVRVPVLFHVGLGPGVIHPALLDRVEMYPGAAPASYGGFAGAIVAGRTRDPATSFHGEANVRLVDAGALLEAPFAGGRGTALVAGRYGYPGPMVGAFSDTTLGYWDYQTRVTWRIGERGTLGLFAFGAHDYLAHVERSGKTEEDFVSDFHRVDLRYDHALTDGRLRIAATVGYDSQGASPSYLTDTSGAVRLEVEKKLSSAVRVRGGADLRLDVYRFRQGEPAGPYDTVVPSNVDPPPTNVSGAAYADMIWRVAPRVEMVPGVRVGIFASSRDNAVGATDGASRVSTTEAAVDPRLSVRVTLAPAVAWLSTFGLAHQYPALRVGSVPAPVVTGAGFPFGQRRLQTAAHASQGLEIGLPADLVLTATGFLSGWSGLTDLTANCIEMEPGVVPPNPSGAPRPPLPVKCPNNEPVNGRAYGVELLLRRPLSKRLSGWLSYTLSRSTRAARFVTFQGEDAIATVPSEFDRTHVLNAVLSYDVGRRWRFGTRFMFYSGAPYSPLDGSVPVPPYHSQRDPPFVRLDVRLEKRWPLGKTGSIAFVFEGQNLTLSKERTGLGTDCNGVSGPEGGTTECTRSEVGPITIPSMGVEAFF, encoded by the coding sequence TTGCTACGTATTGGAGCCCCACACCTTTTGGGGGTGCTTCTCGCGGTCCTTTTGGCTTGGACGACCTCGGCGCTCGCCCAAGGCGCGCCCCCATTGACGCCTCCCCGTGCGCGGGGCAGCACCGACGTGTCGTATCCGCCCAAGTCCGGCGGCGCCCAAGGCGCGCCTCGCGCGGAGGGCGATGCGTCCGTGGAGCTGGAGCTGATCGTCGAACGAGATGGAACCGTGTCGCACGCCGAGGTGATCGAGGGGCGCGAGCCCTTTGCCGAGCACGCACGGCGGGCGGCGCTCACCTGGACGTTTTTCCCCGCCCGCCGAGGCGACACCGCGGTTCGCGCACGCACCCGCGCGCGCGTCGCGTTTCGTCAGGAGCTCGAGGAGACGTCTTCGCCTCCGGCGGCCTCGTCGCCTCCTCCAGCAGGCGGCCCCGCGACGTCTTCGGCGGGGGGCCCGGCGGCGACCGGGGCGGGGCCCGTGACCTCGAGCGAGCACGTGGAACAAGTGACCGTGCGCGGCATCCGGCGCGAGATCGGGCAGACCACGCTCTCGGCCAAAGACGTGCGGGAGATGCCCGGCGCCTTCGGCGATCCCTTCCGCGCCATCGAAGCGCTGCCGGGCGTGACCCCGGTGATAAGCGGGGCCCCGTACTTCTTCATTCGCGGCGCCCCGCCGAACAACAATGGCTATTTCCTCGATGGCGTTCGGGTGCCGGTGCTCTTTCACGTGGGGCTCGGGCCGGGCGTCATCCACCCCGCGCTCCTCGACCGCGTCGAAATGTACCCGGGGGCAGCGCCCGCGAGCTACGGAGGCTTTGCGGGCGCGATCGTCGCCGGGCGGACCCGGGATCCGGCGACGAGCTTTCATGGAGAGGCCAACGTGCGCTTGGTCGACGCGGGGGCGCTCCTCGAGGCGCCCTTTGCCGGTGGCCGGGGCACGGCGCTGGTGGCGGGGCGCTATGGATACCCCGGTCCGATGGTCGGTGCTTTCTCGGATACGACCCTCGGCTATTGGGATTATCAAACCCGCGTCACCTGGCGCATCGGCGAGCGCGGTACGCTCGGCCTCTTTGCGTTCGGGGCCCATGATTACCTGGCGCACGTCGAGCGATCGGGGAAAACCGAGGAGGACTTCGTATCCGACTTCCACCGCGTCGATCTCCGGTACGATCATGCGCTCACCGATGGCCGCCTGCGCATCGCGGCGACCGTGGGCTACGATTCGCAGGGCGCGTCGCCGAGCTATCTGACCGATACCTCGGGCGCGGTGCGCCTCGAGGTCGAGAAGAAGCTATCGTCCGCGGTGCGCGTTCGCGGCGGCGCCGACCTACGGCTCGACGTGTACCGATTCCGGCAGGGCGAGCCGGCGGGTCCGTACGATACGGTGGTCCCTTCCAATGTGGACCCACCGCCCACCAATGTCTCCGGGGCCGCGTACGCCGACATGATCTGGCGCGTCGCCCCACGGGTCGAGATGGTTCCGGGCGTGCGGGTCGGGATCTTCGCGTCCTCGAGGGACAACGCGGTTGGCGCGACCGACGGCGCGTCCCGGGTGAGCACCACCGAGGCGGCGGTCGACCCGCGTCTTTCGGTGCGCGTGACCCTCGCACCCGCGGTGGCGTGGCTCTCCACCTTCGGCCTCGCGCATCAATATCCGGCGCTGCGGGTCGGGAGCGTCCCCGCGCCCGTGGTCACGGGGGCCGGCTTTCCATTCGGCCAACGGCGCTTGCAGACCGCCGCGCACGCAAGCCAAGGGCTCGAGATCGGTCTGCCGGCGGACCTGGTCTTGACGGCCACGGGCTTTCTCTCGGGTTGGTCCGGGCTCACCGATTTGACTGCAAACTGCATCGAAATGGAGCCTGGTGTGGTGCCTCCGAATCCGTCGGGCGCGCCGCGTCCTCCGCTGCCGGTCAAGTGCCCGAACAACGAGCCCGTCAATGGACGCGCCTATGGAGTCGAGCTGCTTTTGCGCCGTCCGCTGTCGAAACGTTTGAGCGGCTGGCTCTCCTACACGCTGTCGCGTTCTACGCGCGCGGCGCGGTTCGTGACCTTCCAAGGCGAGGATGCCATCGCCACCGTGCCCAGCGAGTTCGATCGCACCCACGTGCTCAACGCCGTTCTCTCCTACGATGTGGGACGCCGATGGCGCTTTGGGACGAGGTTCATGTTCTACTCGGGTGCGCCCTATTCGCCATTGGACGGAAGCGTGCCGGTGCCGCCGTACCATAGCCAACGCGATCCGCCCTTCGTTCGGTTGGATGTGCGGCTCGAAAAACGCTGGCCGCTCGGAAAGACCGGATCCATCGCGTTCGTGTTCGAGGGGCAGAACCTTACCCTGAGCAAAGAGCGGACCGGGTTGGGGACGGACTGCAACGGCGTCTCCGGACCCGAGGGCGGGACGACGGAGTGCACCCGCTCGGAGGTGGGACCCATCACCATCCCGAGCATGGGCGTCGAAGCATTCTTTTGA
- a CDS encoding protein-glutamate O-methyltransferase CheR yields MSPQLFAILSRLVEERTGIHYDTGDREIFVSKATGRALTAGFESLLDYYYFLRYDAGSTAELDALIDALVVPETYFFREAHALRVAIETWIRPAVRRGRGARIWSAACSTGEEPLTLAMLLDESGLLPSVEIVASDLSTRALAVARAGGPYGDRSLRALPPNVLGRWLELDGSGAVHARPELLRAIAWRRINLCEPPAIANLGSFDLLVCRNVLIYFADENIARIAVSLSSALRPEGRLLLGASESLMRFGTLLECEEQQGAFFYRSRKT; encoded by the coding sequence ATGAGCCCTCAACTCTTCGCCATCCTGAGCCGGCTCGTCGAGGAGCGCACCGGTATTCACTACGACACGGGCGACCGCGAAATCTTCGTGAGCAAGGCGACGGGGCGCGCCCTCACGGCCGGATTCGAGTCGCTGCTCGATTACTACTATTTCCTTCGCTACGACGCGGGCAGCACCGCGGAGCTGGACGCGCTGATCGATGCGCTGGTCGTCCCCGAGACGTATTTCTTCCGCGAGGCGCACGCCCTGCGCGTGGCGATCGAGACGTGGATTCGGCCGGCCGTACGGCGCGGTCGCGGGGCGCGCATCTGGAGCGCGGCCTGCTCGACCGGCGAAGAGCCCCTGACGCTCGCGATGCTCCTCGACGAGTCCGGTCTTCTGCCGTCGGTCGAGATCGTGGCGTCGGATCTCTCGACGCGCGCGCTGGCCGTCGCCCGCGCGGGAGGGCCCTACGGCGATCGCTCCCTGCGCGCGCTCCCGCCGAACGTGCTCGGGCGATGGCTCGAGCTCGACGGCAGCGGGGCGGTGCATGCGCGGCCCGAGCTGCTGCGCGCCATCGCTTGGCGGAGGATCAACCTCTGCGAGCCGCCGGCCATCGCCAACCTGGGGTCGTTCGACCTCCTGGTGTGCCGGAACGTGCTCATTTATTTCGCGGACGAGAACATCGCGCGCATCGCCGTGTCCCTGAGCTCCGCGCTCCGGCCCGAGGGGCGCCTGCTCCTCGGCGCATCGGAGTCGCTGATGCGCTTCGGCACGTTGCTCGAGTGCGAAGAGCAGCAGGGCGCCTTCTTCTACCGGAGCCGTAAGACATGA